In the genome of Mastomys coucha isolate ucsf_1 unplaced genomic scaffold, UCSF_Mcou_1 pScaffold21, whole genome shotgun sequence, the window TGGAGGAAAATTACAAACTTCTGCATGTTGTTAAATTCTCACTCTTCTCCTAAAGAACAACTATGATTCTATAGTATAGATGACATTCCCTCTTGGCTGATGATAACAAATAAAATGTCATgtctataacttttttttttttcaagacagggtttctctgtgtagccctggctgtcctggaactcactctgtagacgaggctggcctcgaactcagaaatattcctgcctctgcctcccaagtgctgggattaaaggtatgcgccacaactgcccggcctataactttttgtttttttaaataggggTCTCTATAATGCCTTAGCTGGACTTAAAGTCAGTATATAGCTAGGATTGCCTCCAactctttttttataaattaagatatatttatgtatgtgagtagatgtcttcagatacaccagaagagggcatcagatcccattacagatggttgtgagccaccatgtggttgctgggaattgaactcaggacttctggaagaacagtcagtgttcttaactgctgagccatctctccagccccttgcctcCAACTCCTAATTCAGCTTTATAATATCTAGGATTCAGATATGCTTTGCTATATtcagttttaaaacatattaatagtACACCCCCAAATCTATATACATAGAAAAACAGGATCAACCTTGTAAATTGTTGACAATTTTCAATCTAGGTGAGGATATAGATGTCTGTTGAATATTCCAAGCTCTCAACATGGATGAAAATTCCCATATATGTACTTTTATAAGTAGTTTCAGTCTGGCTATTTTGTAAAGGTTTTACAGGTTGCCCACCAGAGATGCCCACTCAGACACAGTTTAGAGccaaataaaattctttattccAGCCAGCTCTGACTACATTCACATATTTGGGACCCAAGTATAATCCCAAGCATTTAGAACAAAACCACATTCTATTATCTTGCTCAACAGCTGCAGGAGGAGCTTTTGCCCAAGCAGGCAGTTTAACAGATGCCAAGATAAGCAGATAGCTGGAGTTCCGGGAGGTTTAAAAGGAAGCCACAAAAAATTATTAGAGGCAATTTGATCTCCAGTAGAATTGGATATTCCATGAGATTCTCCATCGAGGGAATCAAATTCTGGTTGAAGCTAAAATGTTCTTAGCAAGAATAAGAGATGGAGGATCCAGGAACTTTCTTGTCCTATCACAAATGTAGTTTATCTTCATGCATGGAGAGGGCATACATAATAGGATTTTAACTTTTgaactttttatcatttttttttacccCTTTACTTAGTACTTATTCATCAATGACTGTGTTTTAAAACTTTACCACACATATACTTAAGAAATGGACCCACAATTCAAATACTTTCATGTTCCTAACTATTCATTACATGTATCCagaataaagttatttaaaatttaatagtgGGTAAAAGCATGAGACTTTCCTAAACTATCTAAAGTGCAATTAGGCTTTCATGTCAGTTATACTAATGCTCATGAAACTAGAACTATGTAAAAGCTATATTATAGGACACGGGCACTGACCAAATACTGTCAAGGATTTTATTATCTATTATAAATCTGTTGCCATGACTTTGGTTGGTCCTGTGCTGGCCATTAACAAATTATGCAAAAAGTAACTATCTACTCTAAATCACAGGAACCATGGTGGGAAAAAAGCATCTCAGACAAGCCTAGTTAACAATAACTGCTCCCTCGTAGTTCACAGCCCTGGCGACACGTTTGTACAACTAACAAGATGAGAGTAAATCAAGAACATGATTACTACCTTGTATTTCTGACAATAAAAGACATTCTCAACAGAGTAACTTCTCTGAACAACCGACTTTCCACATACCCATTCCAAAGGGTTTCTTGGCAGCAACAGTACATGAATATTTTGATGTTGACCAAGTCCCAGAACAGATTAAAGTTCCCACATTCGTTCCCAATATGAGTTCTCTGGTGTTCAGTAACATTTTCATACTCTGGCCTGCCCTCCTTCCTTACATACATAGGTCTCCTGGAGATTATGGATTTTCTCATGCTGCATAAACTCACCATGGACAATAAAGGCTTTTCCTGAATCTTTAAATCCACAGGTTTCAAACCTATATGGACTCTCTGATGAGATTTAACAGCTAATTCTATCAATGTTTCCACATTCCTTATATTCATTATATTGACACCAGCATGGTTTCTTGATTTTGAAGAAGTCCTAAGCTCCAATTAAAGCTCTCTGCACATTCTTTACAGTGATAGAGTTTATTACCAATATGAATTAGCTACTGTGTATGAAGGCTGAACTAAATATTGCAACCTTACTTATATTCACAGAATTTTGCATCAGTAGAAATTCTCTGATATACACCTAGCTAGCTTAGAATTACTGTAGGCCCTTTCATTTTCCTTACATCATAAGACTTCTTATTCATATTATATTTAGAATGTCAAAACAAGTTTCATATTCAACTAAAAGTCTTCCCAAATTCTTAACCCTGTTAAGTTTTTCACCAGTGTGAATTCTTTGATATACTTTAACACCTATACCATGTGTAAAGTACTTCCCACATTCTTTACATTCATAATGATTCTTGCCAATATGAATTCTAAAATGTCCAAGGAAATGGGTAATGGTATTTAAAAGCTTCCCCATATTCATTACACTGAAAGGGATTCTCACCAGTATGGATTCCCTGATGAATGCTAAGGTTTGTTCCATGAACAAAGTTATCTCCACCTTCCATGCACTGAAAGAGTTTCACAtcagtatgaattctctgatgtttATTGAGTTGGGACTTATATTTGAAGGCTGACCCACACTGCTGACATTCAAATGATTTGTCTCCAGTATGGATGCTCTGGTGCCGAGTGAGGTACGCCAGAACAACAAAGGCCTTTCCACACTCTTGACACTTAAAAGGTTTCTCATCAGAATGAATTTTCCGATGGTGGAACAGGCTTGAGCGATGAATAAAAGCtttcccacattcattacattcataTGATTTCACACCACCATGAATAACACTATGTTGAATGAGAGTGGATTCACGCTTGAAGGACTTCCCACAAACCTTGCATTCAAAAGGTCTTTTACTTGTATGTACAATTTGATGGTTATTAAGCTCACTGGGAAGATGAAAAGCTTTTCCACATTCTTTACATTCAAAAGGTCTCTCACTACTGTGAGATTTCTGATGACGAATGAGAAGTGTATTAAGTCTAAAAAATTTCCCACATTCTTTACACTCAAAGGGTTTGTTTCCAGTGTGAATGCTCTGATGTTCAGTAAAATTGGACCTTTGACGAAAGCATTTCCCACATTCCTTACACTGATAGGGTTTCTCATCAGTATGAATTGTGTAATGTTCACTAAGTTGGTACTTACGTCTGAAGGCTGACCCACACAGCTTACACTTGAAGGGTTTCTCTTCAATGTGAATTTTCTGATGCTCAGAAAGGTATACCTGAAGCCGAAAAGCCTTCCCACATACATTACATTCAAAGGGTTTCTCACCTGTATGAATAGTCTGGTGCATAACAAGGTGTGTGGCAGTTCTGAATTTCTTGCCACATTCGTTACATTCAAAGgacttctctccagtatgaatagTCTGGTGCCGTGTGAGATGAGTCAGAACAATGAAGGCCTTCCCACATTCCTTGCACTGAAAGGGTCTCTCACCAGAGTGAATTTTCTGATGTTGCATGAGGCTTTTGTGTCGtttaaaggctttcccacactcattACATGCATANNNNNNNNNNNNNNNNNNNNNNNNNNNNNNNNNNNNNNNNNNNNNNNNNNNNNNNNNNNNNNNNNNNNNNNNNNNNNNNNNNNNNNNNNNNNNNNNNNNNNNNNNNNNNNNNNNNNNNNNNNNNNNNNNNNNNNNNNNNNNNNNNNNNNNNNNNNNNNNNNNNNNNNNNNNNNNNNNNNNNNNNNNNNNNNNNNNNNNNNNNNNNNNNNNNNNNNNNNNNNNNNNNNNNNNNNNNNNNNNNNNNNNNNNNNNNNNNNNNNNNNNNNNNNNNNNNNNNNNNNNNNNNNNNNNNNNNNNNNNNNNNNNNNNNNNNNNNNNNNNNNNNNNNNNNNNNNNNNNNNNNNNNNNNNNNNNNNNNNNNNNNNNNNNNNNNNNNNNNNNNNNNNNNNNNNNNNNNNNNNNNNNNNNNNNNNNNNNNNNNNNNNNNNNNNNNNNNNNNNNNNNNNNNNNNNNNNNNNNNNNNNNNNNNNNNNNNNNNNNNNNNNNNNNNNNNNNNNNNNNNNNNNNNNNNNNNNNNNNNNNNNNNNNNNNNNNNNNNNNNNNNNNNNNNNNNNNNNNNNNNNNNNNNNNNNNNNNNNNNNNNNNNNNNNNNNNNNNNNNNNNNNNNNNNNNNNNNNNNNNNNNNNNNNNNNNNNNNNNNNNNNNNNNNNNNNNNNNNNNNNNNNNNNNNNNNNNNNNNNNNNNNNNNNNNNNNNNNNNNNNNNNNNNNNNNNNNNNNNNNNNNNNNNNNNNNNNNNNNNNNNNNNNNNNNNNNNNNNNNNNNNNNNNNNNNNNNNNNNNNNNNNNNNNNNNNNNNNNNNNNNNNNNNNNNNNNNNNNNNNNNNNNNNNNNNNNNNNNNNNNNNNNNNNNNNNNNNNNNNNNNNNNNNNNNNNNNNNNNNNNNNNNNNNNNNNNNNNNNNNNNNNNNNNNNNNNNNNNNNNNNNNNNNNNNNNNNNNNNNNNNNNNNNNNNNNNNNNNNNNNNNNNNNNNNNNNNNNNNNNNNNNNNNNNNNNNNNNNNNNNNNNNNNNNNNNNNNNNNNNNNNNNNNNNNNNNNNNNNNNNNNNNNNNNNNNNNNNNNNNNNNNNNNNNNNNNNNNNNNNNNNNNNNNNNNNNNNNNNNNNNNNNNNNNNNNNNNNNNNNNNNNNNNNNNNNNNNNNNNNNNNNATTTTCAGCATCACAATCTGTCTCCAAgtctgaaagaaaaggagaaagcaagaataCTTTATTTTCCTGTAACATAAAAGGTATTAGATGAATGGCCATACTCTAAAGTAACAGGAGCAAGAGAGCAGCAATAAACAAAGTTTATGTAAGACAACAGCTGACAGTAGAACAGGTTGGAAATGGGAAGACATATCTATAGTAAGAActctgatttctttaaaaacacagaaatgttatgggaatatgttctgttttgctttttatatctttttctttttgtttgttgtttttcctatgtaaCAGCCCAGGTTGTCCTGGGCTCATTTTgtagatctgcctggctctgcctcccctgtgctggattaaaggtgtatgccaccccCTCcaacatgtctttaatcccagattgtccacagcagctgactatgatttgccttgtacTTTGGCAGGGGCTTGGTTTTTCCAGTTGCAGATAGTTTCCACAAGTGTCTGATGTGTGGAACTCTGGGGACTTTTGCGAGGGTATATAAATACTACAGCCTGGAGAGGGGTGCAGCTGCTGCTGGTTGCTATTGATGAGGCTTGTTAAGTGGTCCTATACAAAGAGAtcagaagccaggcggtggtggcgcatgcctttagtcccagcacttgggaggcagaggcaggtggatttctgagttcgaggccagcctggtctacagagtgagttccaggacagccagggctacacagagaaaccctctcttggggagtgggggtggggaaaccaagccaaaccgaaaaaaaaaagaagaagaagaaattggacatcctgatggcaaagatcatATTTGTTCCAAGAAATTcaacacccctaatcagcaggacaCAGACTAACAATATCGACACCCCCTTTCCAGTCAAGTCTTCTTTCTGTCCTACCCAGTGTTGAAGGGGGTTTGGGAGGCTGGAGTAAGTAAGGGTGGTGAACagtggtaggaaaaaaaaaaacccataaagtagccaaaagtctGTCTATAAGTGTCTGCTTAATGAGGTTACAACTGTACTGAAATAATCTAATATTCTTCTTTGCATTCTACTTGAAATGCACGTTGTCAGCAATCAGACATTTCCTCCTGCCTGTCCTCAGGGTCCTAGCAGCAGCAGCTTATGTCATTACACACAGCTACCAGGAGCAGCCCATATAAGGCCCCAGCCACCTCAGCTCTCTCTCCtatcctgtctttctctcccaattcctgccttgttttctttgtccttttctctgcctgcttctatctctctctcatgctCCCACTGAATACAGCCTTTAGACTTTACCCTTGGCACTGGTCTTTGCTACTCTGTGTGGTTCTTTTCTCTTCTGATCCTTTATCCCCCAGATTCCATCCTTTAACCCTAAATAGGAGAGAATGGGGGATAGAGaggagacggggggggggggacagagaaagagagaaagagaaagagagggagaaagagagagagagattgatcgATCCCTGGATCTAGTTTCTTTCCCATCCATTCCTCCCAAATTTTCAGTCAAGCCCATTCAAACGTTTTTCCCAACCGTACCTCCTTCAGATCCCCAACAATGAGCTTTAAAAAGAGTCCTTCTCCCAGTTTTCCCAATGCTAGCAGCCCCAAACTACAACTGTTCTAGCCTatctgctcagctcagcttctcatGCTAGCAGCCCCAAACTACAACTGTTCTAGCCTatctgctcagctcagcttctcctggctcAGCTGTCTCCTAACTATCTTCTGCCCCAACTGCTTCCTCCTCTCACTCTGCTCAATCTCCGTTCTCAGCCTCTGCTGGCTTTTTATATCCTATACTGAAGGTCAAACAGTTCTGATGGTTAAGAATTCATAAAAGTCCAGTTGATCTTTTAAAGGGCCAGGAGCACAAGAGAAATCACACTATACCTCCAACCCCCAATGAACCTCTTACAGTAGAACAGTTGTGTGGtatacttccttcctttcttttctttttttttttttaaatatatttttttttatatgtaagtacacagtagctgtcttcagacactccagaaaagggcatcagatctcattaggggtggttgtgagccaccatgtggttgttgggatttgaactcagggccttcggaagagcagtcagtgctgttacctgctgagccatctcgccagcccccctttctttctttttttaaagatttatttatttattatatgtaaatacactgtagctgttttcagacacaccagaagagggcatcagatctcattacagatggttgtgagccaccatgtggttgttgggatttgaactcaggatctctggaagagcattcagtgctctcaaccactgagccatctctacagtccctGTGGTATACTTTCTTAGCCACACGCCCTGGCACAAGCCTACCAAAGGTATGCACAACTTGTCACTTTATCCTAACCGCACATACTGTTTGATAAAAGTTTTTGAACCAAATCATGAGAAAAAATATACCACAGTGAAGTGGAACCTTccagttctttggaaagtcatttacgtcaaatgatgttttgctggggcacacaggtgaaaggatgtcttgctaaaacaaacgtgtgaaagaatgttttcctgaatcaGACATAGGTGAAAGGgtgttttgctatagcagacatgtgaaaggtcGCATGataaagtataaatatgacccacagacagtgggagatggatcactggtttggtttgctctgcctcactattcttcgctaacaacatgcatgtactggtttgccttacatagcgTTGTTGAGCTCAGCTTATGCTAATGCCAACAGtgagagaaacttgccaaagaactgCTTGTGAAGTTCTTGCAGCTTCTTGCCTCTTCAGCAGCCCTGAGCCAGATGGCGAGCtttgcagtttcttcaggattgagctagctacagctgctggttcgtgTGTGGTGTCTCCCTACCTAGAGGACTGGACcacagctgctgagtcatatttggagtttcctctgggactgaactgctgccaaagaagatcaagcCCCTTCAAAGAACTACTGCTAAACAGGTTCGCTTCCCTCATattctaataacttttctctcccACTACTTCTGGTAGGTAAAACAGGTCaaacacttattaaagtaggtttctAAAAATTCATGCCTAcaccacacaaatacataataataCCTGTTATGCTATAAGAAAACTGGacttggaattctttttttttttttttNNNNNNNNNNNNNNNNNNNNNNNNNNNNNNNNNNNNNNNNNNNNNNNNNNNNNNNNNNNNNNNNNNNNNNNNNNNNNNNNNNNNNNNNNNNNNNNNNNNNNNNNNNNNNNNNNNNNNNNNNNNNNNNNNNNNNNNNNNNNNNNNNNNNNNNNNNNNNNNNNNNNNNNNNNNNNNNNNNNNNNNNNNNNNNNNNNNNNNNNNNNNNNNNNNNNNNNNNNNNNNNNNNNNNNNNNNNNNN includes:
- the LOC116101897 gene encoding LOW QUALITY PROTEIN: zinc finger protein 60-like (The sequence of the model RefSeq protein was modified relative to this genomic sequence to represent the inferred CDS: deleted 1 base in 1 codon), which encodes CNECGKAFKRHKSLMQHQKIHSGERPFQCKECGKAFIVLTHLTRHQTIHTGEKSFECNECGKKFRTATHLVMHQTIHTGEKPFECNVCGKAFRLQVYLSEHQKIHIEEKPFKCKLCGSAFRRKYQLSEHYTIHTDEKPYQCKECGKCFRQRSNFTEHQSIHTGNKPFECKECGKFFRLNTLLIRHQKSHSSERPFECKECGKAFHLPSELNNHQIVHTSKRPFECKVCGKSFKRESTLIQHSVIHGGVKSYECNECGKAFIHRSSLFHHRKIHSDEKPFKCQECGKAFVVLAYLTRHQSIHTGDKSFECQQCGSAFKYKSQLNKHQRIHTDVKLFQCMEGGDNFVHGTNLSIHQGIHTGENPFQCNEYGEAFKYHYHFLGHFRIHIGKNHYECKECGKYFTHGIGVKVYQRIHTGEKLNRVKNLGRLLVEYETCFDILNII